A stretch of Caenorhabditis elegans chromosome IV DNA encodes these proteins:
- the F37C4.5 gene encoding Protein F37C4.5 (Confirmed by transcript evidence), which translates to MAHIVQTHKLTLHDVAIDQALVYSSDSNCAELKRTFQVELAHGYNEVKVQNLPFDLVQDSIRVSGAGEAVIHDVSVKNQEGAEFVIPERVLAIKAIFEEKERAKDKVADSRVAVQKRIEGLDNLITEVAKHGKDGAFHFDGRTIESLNALHGFHQDTTVDLRAQIRTLDQDLRKAEEEYARASQDYDNTGYRWRNSAQYASIIVESEAGGAAQLTITYQVNNVSWTPFYDIRVTAGVEAEMHVTYFGKVRQYSGEDWKTVPLVLSTARPAHGVKQLPKLGALEASIVVPEPECNRGGRGGYGGGYAQDSVVMACAAPMMEMGRSRKSMKMSYAAVKSSNIASEFSIGRPATIDDRTDEYKVNIGQFTLDTKLSNVTVPSRNATAFLVANSVNTSDYPLVAGQASIFLDGAFVNKTEFEDAVVSQKFEVSLGVDPNIRIEYKPVRNYQEQSGTVEKINSQVTEKTTAVTNLRPNSVLLTIREQLPRSTDSRIKVHLNTPEAVEVDEASVEPTVGAAITPEKILDYTVQLAPGQSSTFVVKYTTEHPQAEQIRYEEKF; encoded by the exons atggcTCACATCGTGCAAACTCACAAGCTCACCCTCCATGACGTCGCCATCGACCAGGCTCTCGTCTACAGCTCCGACTCGAACTGCGCTGAGCTCAAGAGAACTTTCCAGGTCGAGTTGGCTCATGGCTACAATGAGGTTAAAGTTCAG aacctcCCATTCGACCTCGTCCAGGACTCGATCCGTGTTTCCGGAGCCGGCGAAGCTGTGATCCACGACGTCTCCGTCAAGAACCAGGAGGGTGCCGAGTTTGTGATCCCGGAGCGGGTTCTCGCAATTAAGGCGATCTTCGAGGAAAAGGAACGCGCCAAGGACAAGGTTGCCGATAGCCGAGTTGCCGTACAGAAGCGCATCGAGGGACTTGACAATCTGATCACCGAAGTCGCCAAGCACGGAAAGGACGGCGCCTTCCATTTTGACGGGCGCACAATTGAAAGTCTCAACGCCCTCCACGGATTCCATCAAGACACAACAGTGGATCTTCGCGCTCAGATCCGAACCCTGGATCAAGACCTGCGAAAGGCCGAGGAAGAGTACGCCCGTGCTAGCCAAGACTACGACAATACCGGATACAGATGGAGAAACTCTGCTCAGTATGCCAGTATTATTGTTGAGTCAGAAGCCGGTGGTGCTGCACAGCTCACCATCACCTACCAAGTGAACAACGTCTCCTGGACCCCGTTCTACGACATCCGCGTCACTGCTGGTGTTGAAGCTGAGATGCACGTCACCTACTTCGGAAAGGTCCGTCAGTACAGTGGAGAAGACTGGAAGACAGTGCCATTGGTGTTGTCAACCGCAAGACCCGCTCACGGAGTTAAGCAACTTCCGAAGCTCGGAGCCCTCGAGGCATCGATTGTTGTGCCCGAACCAGAATGTAACAGAGGTGGAAGAGGAGGTTATGGAGGTGGTTACGCTCAGGATTCAGTGGTGATGGCCTGCGCGGCTCCGATGATGGAAATGGGTAGAAGTAGAAAATCCATGAAAATGTCCTATGCGGCTGTGAAGTCCAGCAACATTGCCTCCGAGTTCAGCATTGGCCGCCCCGCCACCATCGACGATCGCACCGACGAGTACAAGGTGAACATCGGACAATTCACACTCGACACCAAGCTCTCCAACGTTACCGTCCCATCCCGTAACGCCACCGCGTTCCTCGTCGCCAACTCGGTCAACACCTCCGACTACCCACTCGTCGCCGGTCAGGCATCGATCTTCCTCGACGGAGCATTCGTCAACAAGACCGAGTTCGAAGATGCGGTCGTATCGCAAAAGTTTGAGGTGTCGTTGGGCGTCGACCCGAACATCCGCATCGAGTACAAGCCTGTCAGAAACTACCAGGAACAGAGCGGAACCGTCGAGAAGATCAACTCTCAGGTCACCGAGAAGACCACTGCCGTCACTAATCTTCGCCCCAACTCGGTGCTTCTCACCATTCGCGAGCAGTTGCCAAGATCCACAGATTCTAGAATTAAG gtCCACCTCAACACCCCAGAAGCCGTGGAAGTCGACGAGGCAAGCGTCGAGCCAACCGTCGGAGCCGCCATCACTCCGGAGAAGATTCTCGACTACACCGTCCAACTTGCGCCAGGACAGTCCAGCACTTTCGTCGTCAAGTACACTACCGAGCACCCACAGGCTGAGCAAATTCGCTATGAGGAGAAGTTCTGA
- the F37C4.5 gene encoding Protein F37C4.5 (Confirmed by transcript evidence): protein MHVTYFGKVRQYSGEDWKTVPLVLSTARPAHGVKQLPKLGALEASIVVPEPECNRGGRGGYGGGYAQDSVVMACAAPMMEMGRSRKSMKMSYAAVKSSNIASEFSIGRPATIDDRTDEYKVNIGQFTLDTKLSNVTVPSRNATAFLVANSVNTSDYPLVAGQASIFLDGAFVNKTEFEDAVVSQKFEVSLGVDPNIRIEYKPVRNYQEQSGTVEKINSQVTEKTTAVTNLRPNSVLLTIREQLPRSTDSRIKVHLNTPEAVEVDEASVEPTVGAAITPEKILDYTVQLAPGQSSTFVVKYTTEHPQAEQIRYEEKF, encoded by the exons ATGCACGTCACCTACTTCGGAAAGGTCCGTCAGTACAGTGGAGAAGACTGGAAGACAGTGCCATTGGTGTTGTCAACCGCAAGACCCGCTCACGGAGTTAAGCAACTTCCGAAGCTCGGAGCCCTCGAGGCATCGATTGTTGTGCCCGAACCAGAATGTAACAGAGGTGGAAGAGGAGGTTATGGAGGTGGTTACGCTCAGGATTCAGTGGTGATGGCCTGCGCGGCTCCGATGATGGAAATGGGTAGAAGTAGAAAATCCATGAAAATGTCCTATGCGGCTGTGAAGTCCAGCAACATTGCCTCCGAGTTCAGCATTGGCCGCCCCGCCACCATCGACGATCGCACCGACGAGTACAAGGTGAACATCGGACAATTCACACTCGACACCAAGCTCTCCAACGTTACCGTCCCATCCCGTAACGCCACCGCGTTCCTCGTCGCCAACTCGGTCAACACCTCCGACTACCCACTCGTCGCCGGTCAGGCATCGATCTTCCTCGACGGAGCATTCGTCAACAAGACCGAGTTCGAAGATGCGGTCGTATCGCAAAAGTTTGAGGTGTCGTTGGGCGTCGACCCGAACATCCGCATCGAGTACAAGCCTGTCAGAAACTACCAGGAACAGAGCGGAACCGTCGAGAAGATCAACTCTCAGGTCACCGAGAAGACCACTGCCGTCACTAATCTTCGCCCCAACTCGGTGCTTCTCACCATTCGCGAGCAGTTGCCAAGATCCACAGATTCTAGAATTAAG gtCCACCTCAACACCCCAGAAGCCGTGGAAGTCGACGAGGCAAGCGTCGAGCCAACCGTCGGAGCCGCCATCACTCCGGAGAAGATTCTCGACTACACCGTCCAACTTGCGCCAGGACAGTCCAGCACTTTCGTCGTCAAGTACACTACCGAGCACCCACAGGCTGAGCAAATTCGCTATGAGGAGAAGTTCTGA
- the zag-1 gene encoding Zinc finger E-box-binding homeobox protein zag-1 (Confirmed by transcript evidence), protein MVDIAEAMPTTASSLPSDEALRKFKCPECTKAFKFKHHLKEHIRIHSGEKPFECQQCHKRFSHSGSYSSHMSSKKCVQQASPSMVTPFNPYQLMMYRNIMLQLQTPQVSFLPSTAANNMDYMSLLQANLFQSLENGTSPTPTQEPSAPASPEPKIEVVDEPEVSSEVKTEVKTEVKTEDSVPEESITPAVSMSLSPAPEQNGNESMNNGGSGSDGKSSPDWRPLRSRSFLNDSQVAVLQNHFKRNPFPSKYELSAVAEQIGVNKRVVQVWFQNTRAKERRSNRLPSMPRGSVASAAAAAATSPTVWQTPVQLMAAWASQFSNGNNSLTASQDERNNENTDEVMDHDGLKDGKETPLDLTLSTDDTEPEWSPEKLIGFLDQTGGVIQELLRQAGNGFVTNQEDEEEKPIKAEESPVSSGSSSIWPSFIGQYPSILDSASLSVLEKALDQQKSSEDDASSLCSNESKLLKFPTTPLKEEEGLFSCDQCDKVFGKQSSLARHKYEHSGQRPYKCDICEKAFKHKHHLTEHKRLHSGEKPFQCDKCLKRFSHSGSYSQHMNHRYSYCKPYREQPASPSDVLNGGSVTVSPSSSNTPPPST, encoded by the exons ATGGTAGATATCGCCGAAGCCATGCCAACAACCGCCAGCAGTCTACCATCAGACGAGGCGCTGCGCAAATTCAAGTGCCCGGAATGCACAAAAGCGTTCAAATTCAAGCATCACCTCAAGGAGCACATCAGAATCCATTCGGGCGAGAAACCTTTCGAG tgCCAACAGTGCCACAAACGCTTCTCGCACTCCGGATCGTACTCCTCACACATGAGCTCGAAGAAATGCGTGCAACAGGCATCCCCGTCGATGGTGACCCCATTCAATCCATATCAGCTGATGATGTATAGGAATATTATGCTCCAATTGCAAACTCCCCAGGTCTCCTTTCTCCCGTCCACCGCCGCAAACAATATGGACTATATGAGCCTTCTCCAGGCAAATTTGTTCCAATCTTTAGAGAACGGCACCTCGCCAACGCCTACTCAGGAGCCCAGCGCTCCAGCGTCTCCTGAGCCGAAGATTGAGGTAGTCGATGAGCCGGAAGTGTCTTCTGAAGTGAAAACGGAGGTCAAGACGGAGGTCAAGACGGAGGACTCGGTGCCAGAGGAATCGATAACGCCGGCCGTGTCAATGTCGTTGTCACCTGCGCCTGAGCAAAACGGAAATGAGTCGATGAATAATGGAGGCAGCGGATCCGATGGGAAGTCGTCGCCGGATTGGAGGCCGCTGAGGTCTAGAAGCTTTTTGAATGATTCACAG gtggCAGTTCTGCAAAACCACTTCAAACGCAACCCATTTCCCTCCAAATACGAGCTCTCCGCCGTGGCCGAGCAGATTGGCGTCAACAAGCGCGTCGTTCAG GTCTGGTTCCAAAACACTCGAGCCAAAGAACGCCGGAGCAATCGGCTCCCAAGTATGCCACGCGGCAGTGTGGCTTCTGCCGCAGCTGCGGCTGCGACTTCACCTACCGTATGGCAGACGCCTGTACAGTTGATGGCTGCCTGGGCTTCACAGTTCTCAAATGGAAACAACAGCTTGACCGCATCTCAG GACGAGCGCAACAACGAGAATACGGACGAGGTAATGGATCATGATGGCCTTAAGGATGGCAAAGAGACACCACTGGACCTCACGCTATCCACAGACGACACGGAGCCCGAGTGGAGCCCTGAGAAGCTCATCGGCTTCCTCGACCAGACTGGTGGAGTGATCCAGGAGTTGCTGCGGCAGGCTGGAAATGGATTCGTGACGAATCAAGAGGACGAGGAGGAGAAGCCGATCAAGGCCGAGGAAAGCCCCGTGTCGAGCGGATCTTCGTCGATTTGGCCGTCGTTTATTGGGCAGTACCCATCGATTTTGGACTCTGCTAGCTTATCGGTTTTGGAGAAAGCTCTTGAT caacaaaAATCATCCGAAGACGACGCCTCATCCCTTTGCTCCAACGAATCCAAGCTTCTCAAATTCCCCACGACCCCCCTAAAAGAGGAAGAGGGTCTCTTCTCGTGCGATCAATGTGACAAGGTGTTCGGCAAGCAAAGTTCACTGGCTCGACACAAATACGAACATTCTG gccaacGCCCTTATAAATGTGACATCTGCGAGAAGGCGTTCAAGCACAAGCATCACCTGACCGAGCACAAGCGGCTCCACTCCGGCGAGAAGCCATTCCAATGTGACAAATGCCTGAAGAGATTCTCCCATTCTGGAAGTTACAGTCAGCACATGAACCACCGCTATTCGTACTGCAAACCGTACCGGGAGCAGCCAGCTTCACCGTCCGACGTTTTGAACGGCGGAAGTGTTACCGTATCCCCATCCTCCTCGAATACCCCACCGCCTTCTACCTAG
- the F37C4.4 gene encoding MARVEL domain-containing protein (Confirmed by transcript evidence) yields the protein MQKAGFQHTEYAQIMVHLCRAEILISLIFLAHGTTCPGYPTEAEYQSTCHMNTVSAIVSLLTGAMGLGAVHRYRWRTMLILWLVFCIMSAVGSLLAVITTGIWLDHYSKMKVRTAIGNGLSGFMLLASVALGVCFILTAVMICHYWNSNTTGYQPVQKIAKRARSLRRRLSRAKSCDKKDARPPTSNPEDKGYHIV from the exons ATGCAGAAGGCAGGATTTCAGCATACCGA atacGCCCAAATAATGGTGCACCTGTGCCGCGCGGAGATCCTCATCTCGCTCATCTTTTTGGCTCATGGCACCACATGCCCCGGCTACCCGACAGAAGCCGAATACCAATCCACGTGCCATATGAATACGGTATCAGCAATTGTCAGCTTGCTCACCGGAGCCATGGGATTGGGCGCTGTGCATAGATATCGGTGGAGGACCATGCTAATCTTGTGGCTCGTTTTTTGTATCATGTCGGCTGTCGGAAGTCTGCTAGCTGTGATTACTACAG gcATCTGGCTCGACCACTACTCAAAAATGAAAGTCCGCACGGCAATCGGCAACGGGTTATCCGGTTTCATGCTTTTGGCATCAGTTGCTCTTGGAGTGTGCTTCATCTTGACCGCTGTCATGATTTGTCATTATTGGAACTCCAACACCACCGGCTATCAGCCAGTGCAGAAAATTGCA AAACGCGCTAGATCTCTGCGCCGTCGATTGAGCCGAGCAAAGAGCTGTGACAAAAAAGATGCAAGACCTCCAACCAGCAATCCAGAAGATAAGGGTTATCATATcgtgtga
- the F37C4.4 gene encoding Transmembrane protein 196 (Confirmed by transcript evidence), whose translation MGLLRPNFEEPTARLMPGPVTSEEEEEFSSNERRRYKAYTVMQKAGFQHTEYAQIMVHLCRAEILISLIFLAHGTTCPGYPTEAEYQSTCHMNTVSAIVSLLTGAMGLGAVHRYRWRTMLILWLVFCIMSAVGSLLAVITTGIWLDHYSKMKVRTAIGNGLSGFMLLASVALGVCFILTAVMICHYWNSNTTGYQPVQKIAKRARSLRRRLSRAKSCDKKDARPPTSNPEDKGYHIV comes from the exons ATGGGACTATTACGACCAAATTTCGAGGAGCCGACGGCCAGATTGATGCCAGGACCGGTG acttctgaagaagaagaggagtTCTCATCAAACGAACGACGGCGTTATAAGGCTTATACAGTAATGCAGAAGGCAGGATTTCAGCATACCGA atacGCCCAAATAATGGTGCACCTGTGCCGCGCGGAGATCCTCATCTCGCTCATCTTTTTGGCTCATGGCACCACATGCCCCGGCTACCCGACAGAAGCCGAATACCAATCCACGTGCCATATGAATACGGTATCAGCAATTGTCAGCTTGCTCACCGGAGCCATGGGATTGGGCGCTGTGCATAGATATCGGTGGAGGACCATGCTAATCTTGTGGCTCGTTTTTTGTATCATGTCGGCTGTCGGAAGTCTGCTAGCTGTGATTACTACAG gcATCTGGCTCGACCACTACTCAAAAATGAAAGTCCGCACGGCAATCGGCAACGGGTTATCCGGTTTCATGCTTTTGGCATCAGTTGCTCTTGGAGTGTGCTTCATCTTGACCGCTGTCATGATTTGTCATTATTGGAACTCCAACACCACCGGCTATCAGCCAGTGCAGAAAATTGCA AAACGCGCTAGATCTCTGCGCCGTCGATTGAGCCGAGCAAAGAGCTGTGACAAAAAAGATGCAAGACCTCCAACCAGCAATCCAGAAGATAAGGGTTATCATATcgtgtga
- the F37C4.6 gene encoding Amino_oxidase domain-containing protein (Confirmed by transcript evidence), which yields MTIPSSVDRTIVDSADGHVVLLFTQYTPFSPKDGEWTEEKKTEYAKHVFSEIDAYAPNFSSSVIGYDILTPPDIQNTFGITGGNIFHGSMSLDQLYVSRPISKWSNYSTPIESLYLCGSGAHPGGGVTGAPGRLSALHALKHF from the exons ATGACAATTCCCTCTTCAGTCGACCGAACCATTGTGGATAGTGCTGATGGTCACGTCGTCCTCCTCTTTACCCAGTACACTCCCTTCTCACCGAAAGACGGTGAATGGACGGAAGAAAAGAAGACAGAATACGCGAAACACGTCTTCTCGGAGATAGACGCTTATGCACCGAACTTTTCATCAAGTGTCATAGGCTATGACATCTTGACCCCACCCGATATTCAGAACACTTTTGGGATTACTGGAGGG AACATCTTCCACGGATCTATGAGCCTTGACCAGCTGTACGTGTCCCGCCCGATCAGCAAATGGAGCAACTACTCAACGCCCATCGAGTCCCTCTACCTCTGCGGAAGTGGTGCTCACCCGGGAGGTGGTGTGACTGGAGCCCCCGGTCGGTTGAGCGCACTTCATGCCCTCAAACATTTCTAA
- the F37C4.4 gene encoding Transmembrane protein 196 (Partially confirmed by transcript evidence), whose protein sequence is MPFSICSLKNLSMGLLRPNFEEPTARLMPGPVTSEEEEEFSSNERRRYKAYTVMQKAGFQHTEYAQIMVHLCRAEILISLIFLAHGTTCPGYPTEAEYQSTCHMNTVSAIVSLLTGAMGLGAVHRYRWRTMLILWLVFCIMSAVGSLLAVITTGIWLDHYSKMKVRTAIGNGLSGFMLLASVALGVCFILTAVMICHYWNSNTTGYQPVQKIAKRARSLRRRLSRAKSCDKKDARPPTSNPEDKGYHIV, encoded by the exons atgcCGTTTTCAATTTGTTCCCTG aaaaatctaaGCATGGGACTATTACGACCAAATTTCGAGGAGCCGACGGCCAGATTGATGCCAGGACCGGTG acttctgaagaagaagaggagtTCTCATCAAACGAACGACGGCGTTATAAGGCTTATACAGTAATGCAGAAGGCAGGATTTCAGCATACCGA atacGCCCAAATAATGGTGCACCTGTGCCGCGCGGAGATCCTCATCTCGCTCATCTTTTTGGCTCATGGCACCACATGCCCCGGCTACCCGACAGAAGCCGAATACCAATCCACGTGCCATATGAATACGGTATCAGCAATTGTCAGCTTGCTCACCGGAGCCATGGGATTGGGCGCTGTGCATAGATATCGGTGGAGGACCATGCTAATCTTGTGGCTCGTTTTTTGTATCATGTCGGCTGTCGGAAGTCTGCTAGCTGTGATTACTACAG gcATCTGGCTCGACCACTACTCAAAAATGAAAGTCCGCACGGCAATCGGCAACGGGTTATCCGGTTTCATGCTTTTGGCATCAGTTGCTCTTGGAGTGTGCTTCATCTTGACCGCTGTCATGATTTGTCATTATTGGAACTCCAACACCACCGGCTATCAGCCAGTGCAGAAAATTGCA AAACGCGCTAGATCTCTGCGCCGTCGATTGAGCCGAGCAAAGAGCTGTGACAAAAAAGATGCAAGACCTCCAACCAGCAATCCAGAAGATAAGGGTTATCATATcgtgtga
- the F37C4.6 gene encoding Pyridine nucleotide-disulfide oxidoreductase domain-containing protein 2 (Confirmed by transcript evidence): MSFRIGRRCFSKQSYDAIIIGGGHNGLTAAAYLTKAGKKVCVLERRHVVGGAAVTEEIVPGFRFSRASYLLSLLRPVVMQELNLKKFGLRYHIRNPNSFTPIRNTHESLLLGMDMAENQKEIAKFSQRDAGNYPKYEHFISEIVHSFEQLMDYEPLDLQKPIHKLLPHLYLLFKTVQPLGLRNAVDFYELMTAPISKIMNKWFESDVLKATLGTDGVIGLAASPMDPGTGYVLLHHVIGGLDEHKGAWGYVYGGMGAVSNAIAECAKSHGAEIYTEQDVQEVLLDGNVAKGVRLSNGKELHSKIVMSNATPHVTFNHLVKKESLPEEFHRNINQIDYTSPVTKINVAVKELPNFLAKPNQGSEPMPHHQTTIHMNCENMQVVHDAVMDYKNGRYSRRPVIEMTIPSSVDRTIVDSADGHVVLLFTQYTPFSPKDGEWTEEKKTEYAKHVFSEIDAYAPNFSSSVIGYDILTPPDIQNTFGITGGNIFHGSMSLDQLYVSRPISKWSNYSTPIESLYLCGSGAHPGGGVTGAPGRLSALHALKHF; the protein is encoded by the exons ATGTCCTTCCGAATCGGTCGGCGATGTTTTAGTAAACAATCTTATGATGCTATCATCATTGGCGGCGGACACAATGGTCTTACAgcg gctgcCTACCTCACAAAAGCCGGCAAAAAAGTATGCGTCCTGGAACGCCGCCATGTGGTCGGCGGAGCCGCTGTCACAGAGGAAATCGTCCCTGGATTCCGATTCTCGAGAGCCTCCTATCTTTTAAGTCTCCTGCGGCCTGTTGTTATGCAGGAGCTTAATCTTAAAAAGTTCGGGCTCCGTTATCACATCAGAAACCCGAATTCCTTTACTCCAATCCGAAATACTCATGAAAGTCTGCTACTTGGAATGGATATGGCTGAAAATCAGAAGGAAATCGCAAAGTTCTCACAGAGAGACGCGGGAAATTACCCAAAATACGAGCATTTCATATCAGAAATTGTGCATTCTTTTGAGCAACTTATGGATTATGAGCCACTGGATCTACAGAAACCAATTCACAAGCTTCTTCCGCACCTTTACCTGTTGTTCAAGACCGTACAGCCATTGGGGTTGCGGAATGCCGTAGACTTTTACGAATTGATGACAGCGCCGATCTCGAAAATTATGAACAAGTGGTTTGAGAGTGACGTGCTGAAGGCGACGTTGGGAACCGACGGTGTTATTGGATTGGCCGCGAGTCCAATGGATCCTGGAACCGG ATACGTCCTACTCCACCACGTCATTGGAGGACTTGATGAGCACAAAGGAGCCTGGGGCTACGTGTATGGTGGTATGGGCGCTGTATCCAACGCCATCGCCGAATGTGCCAAGAGCCATGGAGCCGAAATCTATACGGAGCAAGACGTTCAAGAGGTGCTTCTAGATGGAAACGTTGCTAAAGGAGTCCGTCTGTCAAATGGCAAGGAGCTCCATTCGAAGATTGTCATGTCGAATGCGACTCCTCATGTAACATTCAACCATCTTGTCAAGAAGGAGTCACTTCCAGAGGAGTTCCACCGAAACATCAATCAAATCGACTACACATCGCCGGTGACAAAAATCAATGTAGCTGTGAAGGAGCTTCCGAACTTCTTGGCCAAACCGAATCAAGGATCAGAGCCAATGCCACATCATCAGACGACGATTCATATGAACTGTGAGAATATGCAAGTGGTGCATGACGCGGTGATGGATTATAAGAACGGGAGATATAGTAGAAG ACCAGTCATCGAGATGACAATTCCCTCTTCAGTCGACCGAACCATTGTGGATAGTGCTGATGGTCACGTCGTCCTCCTCTTTACCCAGTACACTCCCTTCTCACCGAAAGACGGTGAATGGACGGAAGAAAAGAAGACAGAATACGCGAAACACGTCTTCTCGGAGATAGACGCTTATGCACCGAACTTTTCATCAAGTGTCATAGGCTATGACATCTTGACCCCACCCGATATTCAGAACACTTTTGGGATTACTGGAGGG AACATCTTCCACGGATCTATGAGCCTTGACCAGCTGTACGTGTCCCGCCCGATCAGCAAATGGAGCAACTACTCAACGCCCATCGAGTCCCTCTACCTCTGCGGAAGTGGTGCTCACCCGGGAGGTGGTGTGACTGGAGCCCCCGGTCGGTTGAGCGCACTTCATGCCCTCAAACATTTCTAA
- the aat-8 gene encoding Amino acid transporter (Confirmed by transcript evidence) has translation MPKKEDNKIGLIGATSYIVGSIIGSGIFIAPKGIVEHAGSVGLSLIIWVFCALLNMITAINYIELGTSIPESGADLAYIDYMGWTPIAFSLLWLSLLIQSSSSAAVLYLTFGKYLVQALEPIVCFTSSGADNCAKLFGFGLLLFLTLTNMFSLNKFAARVQIISMCSKIFATLIIIGIGFFFIIFRGATSHYRSSEIMKGSDWNAGAIALAIYQGNWAFGGFTTLNYGTEEIQIENFRKTLPRACLGGLLISAVIYVLVNVSYFAILTPQEIIDSSAVATTFIQRTVGNGPAFAVPAVVGFLLVGTLNGDVFGWSRYMVAGSRRKMMPTCFSLIHVDNDSPRVSVFFHTLTSIIFAFMGDTDQLVDYLTVTGMLTTIFALLVLVIIKWKKMPIASDPVKYSIFWPILNLVIMIALLVIPIQQDPLSSIIGFSMFLGGVVVYFIIKFVVSHTEFLGVIDEKLTHLCQILTWTIVDSGPEEKTRL, from the exons ATGCCAAAAAAAGAGGATAACAAAATTGGTCTCATCGGAGCAACTTCGTATATTGTTGGCTCAATTATTGGAAGTGGTATATTTATTGCTCCAAAA ggaataGTTGAACATGCTGGATCAGTGGGCTTATCGCTTATTATTTGGGTATTTTGTGCCTTATTGAACATGATAACTgcaatt AACTACATAGAACTCGGCACAAGTATCCCCGAATCCGGAGCCGATCTTGCATACATTGACTATATGGGTTGGACGCCGATCGCTTTTTCCCTTCTTTGGCTTTCACTGCTCATTCAGAGCTCTTCCTCGGCTGCAGTTTTGTATTTAACATTCGGAAAATATTTGGTGCAAGCCTTGGAGCCTATCGTCTGTTTTACGAGCTCTGGCGCCGATAATTGTGCTAAACTTTTTGGGTTTGGGTTactat TATTTCTCACCTTGACCAATATGTTTTCTCTGAACAAATTCGCGGCAAGGGTGCAAATAATCTCCATGTGCTCGAAGATCTTTGCCACTTTGATTATCATTGGCATCGGATTCTTCTTCATTATCTTCCGTGGTGCCACATCACACTACAGGAGTTCGGAGATCATGAAGGGAAGTGACTGGAACGCTGGAGCCATTGCACTGGCGATCTATCAAGGGAACTGGGCATTCGGTGGCTTTACCACGCTCAATTATGGAACAGAGGAGAttcaaattgagaattttcggAA AACCCTCCCGCGAGCCTGTCTCGGTGGGCTTCTTATCTCCGCAGTGATCTATGTGCTCGTCAACGTGTCCTACTTTGCAATTCTTACACCTCAAGAGATTATCGACTCGTCCGCCGTCGCAACG ACATTTATTCAAAGAACCGTGGGAAATGGTCCAGCTTTTGCCGTACCTGCTGTGGTGGGCTTTTTGCTTGTTGGTACGCTTAATGGAGACGTTTTTGGTTGGAGCAG GTATATGGTCGCCGGATCACGTCGGAAGATGATGCCCACCTGCTTCAGTTTGATACATGTTGACAACGACAGTCCGCGGGTTTCTGTCTTTTTTCAT acCCTTACCTCAATAATCTTTGCATTTATGGGAGACACCGATCAACTAGTGGATTATCTCACCGTAACAGGAATGCTCACAACAATTTTCGCACTTTTGGTCTTGGTTATcataaaatggaagaaaatgcCAATTGCATCGGATCCTGTGAAATATAgcattttttggccaattttaaatttggtaATTATGATCGCTCTACTGGTAATACCTATTCAACAAGACCCCCTGTCATCAATTATTggattttccatgtttttagGCGGTGTTG TTGTCTACTTCATTATCAAGTTTGTAGTATCCCATACAGAATTTCTAGGGGTTATTGATG aaaagcTCACACATCTGTGCCAAATTCTAACATGGACAATAGTGGACTCGGGCCCcgaagagaaaactcggctctag